The region GTTGGGATCTCAATCTTGTAAAGTAAATCACGCGATAGACTGGGGACGCCGGTCGCTTCATTCATTTGGCGGAAGTCTATAGACTGAAGAAAGTAGTACAACCACAGAGGAACCGCTTCAGCAAAGTCGCTTAGGTAGTACGCGGTATCAATAGTCCAGAATCTGCCTATTGCAAAATAAACGCGGTCAATGGTTCCCTTTCTGCCTAAGATAATAGACTCGCCTTCGTGAAGATAATCCTTCCCCAGTCGATCACTACCCCCTGTCCCGACAACCGGATAAGGACCATCTTCTGCCAAAACATTGGCCGATGATTTACCGTAATTGATCATCGCGAGTTCGCGAAGTGTTTTTGTTTCCCAACCTTCTAAAGCCTTCATTTCACCCCTCTAACCTTCCTCTTTTTCATCCCACATGTCACGATAGGCATAAACATACGAAGCAGTTGCCTCCGGGTCAATTTTGAAGTAATAACGGCAGAGCTTTTTGTATAAACACAACATCGCAGAATCAAAACAAAAATCGAGCATGCCGTCAAGCAAGTGTTCGATACGTTGGGGATCACGGCTTTGAGCCTTCAGGAGGGCTTCAACTTCAAAAGTATATTGCTGTTCAGCTTGACGCGCAAGTTGATTGCGTATCTTTGCAAGTTCGCCTATCGACTTGACAAGGTCATTTGCTTGCTGGTTTTTCTTACTTTTCACCGCCCTTCGCCTCCTTCAATAGTTTCGCGATTCGCGGCCTCTTTGGGTGAGCCGGTATTTTCTGTTTGCTGCTTGTCGGTTTGCCGGGCATGGCGATCATCAGGAGCCTTTGTACTACCCCGGTGACTTCCCCGGCAACTGCCCCGGTAAGTTGGCCGCCGATGGCCCAGGAGAATCCGTCTCTCATCCCTTCACCTCCCAACGCCCAGCCTTCTTTCCGCCTTTTCGCTGTAAGATGCCCTTAGCCTTCAGTTTCTTGATGTGATAGCGTACGCCTATTTCGGACAGATTCAATTGCCCTGCCATCTCTTTTTGCGTAATAGATGGATTGGCTGTTATCAGTTTAATGATGGCTTTTTCCGTAACGAAGAGGTCCTTATCGATAGTTTTATCGATAGTTTTATCGATAGTCTCAAACGACTCGGCATAAGAAGGCCTGAAAAAGGCGGCAATAAAGATTTGTGCTACTTCGCTGAATTTTACGGTCGGTTCCTCGGCAAGAATGAGACGCATGCCCCGTCCCCAGGTCTCGACCATCTGGATACGGCGCAGCAAATCGGCGATGAGCGGATTCCGTCGTCTGGAGACATTGCCTTTGCGTATCCTGGCGATGGTCAACCCGCCATAAAGCTCACCGGGATTACGGATTTCAACGCGGTTTTTAAAAATGGCTATCTGTACATAGTCCGGGTCGCGATAATCGCGATGACAGAAGGCGTTGATAATCGCCTCACGCATGGCCGCTACCGATATCTCAGGCACATCCACACGGTAGAGGCCGTCCAGCCTCATGCCGATGTGAATGTTTTTGAGAATGTATTTTTGCGCTTCTTCGATAAGCTCCAGAATATCGCCAGTGAAATCGTGTCGGTCAATTATGGTCGCGCTGTCGGTGGTGGCAAAAACGGCACAGCGCAATTGCAATATTGGCTTTTTGGAGAAAAAGATGGAAGCGGCATTGAGCAATTGTCCATCCTGCATAAGCCCCAGTTTTTCCAGTACATTGGTGGTTTTGTCCCAGACCAGACCAGCGCGTTTCACGAAGTCTCTTATTTTTCGTTCATTGAGTTCCTTGATTGAGGTTTTACAGGGCTCGGTATCCCAGCGGATAACCTCACGGTTTCTGGCGAGGATCAGGCGTTCAAGCTCTTTGGCACTCATCTGCCGGTCTTCATCGGCCACCCGCATATAAGCCCGGCCATAGGCAAAATAAGGCCTTTCTTTTCCATCAAAAGCAACTTTGATACAGGGCTTACCCGTAAGCGACTCCTGCGTAATCTGTGGAAAAATCTTCGGCTCAATGTGGGCGGCTATGGCCTGTGAAAGATCGCGCAGTGTCTTTTCCGTCACCTGCAAGCCAACTGCAACCCCGGTATTCTTTAAACCAAACCACAGTTCGCCCTTGCCGTGTTTGTTAAGGATGGCGGCGACGGAGATCAGCCCATCTTTCAGTTCAGCCAAGCTCCTTTTCAATTCAACGGCTTCACTTTCTTTCATTGCTAACCTTTAGTTCCCCCTTACCTTTGGCACTTCCGCCAAGATAACCCAGGGCTTCGAGAAAGCCGTTCAGTTTCTCGATAGTTTCGGTTCGTTGGCTTTCCAATTCACCGCTGGAAACAGCATATTTGTCCCAGAGGTTTTCCACCACCGCGACGAGGCCGCGCTTTTCGGCATTCAGATAGCGGCTCAGCTCGTTGCGGGCAAGGTCGTAGAGCTTTTTCAGGATGCCCGCGCTGTCGGCAAAAAACTTGATCAGGTATTCGTAGGCCGCACCAAGCAGGTCGGGGAATTCGAAATTGTCATTGACCAGCACGAACTGGGGTTGATTGAAATGGTCCAGAAGGTCCTTCCACTTCTGATCCGGGATCTTGGTCTTCCCTTTGACGGCGTTAAAATCAATATTGTTCTTGAGCACCCCGGCCAGGGCGTCGTTTTCCTCTTCCACGGCGGCAATGGCTTTGTTGAGCATATTACCGATGTCGAACTTAAGATCCTTGAGGGCCGGGACCTGATCGCCGTTTTGATCGACCCATGGTTCGTGCCAACGGGCGCGTAAGGGGACGAAGAAAGTTTCACCGTAGGAGGTCTTATCCTCTAACAGTTCCTTGATGAGATCCGGCTGATCCTTGAGATGGGCAAAGTCTGTCTTCCGAAGTTGCTCGCGCTTCCGGTCAAACTCATCGGAGAGGCGTTTGAGAAACAACATGCCGAAGATAAATTCCTTCCTGGAGCAAACGGCGAAATGAGATTGTATTTGTCAGACTGATCGAATTATTATAAGCGCTTGAAATTATAGAGCAGATTATAAAATGAGCGGGGATAAATAGTCAAGAAGAGATATCAGCTTGATTAGCCCAGCAATTTGGACAATTTGACAAATTAAAATAATAAATTAGTACGGTGTCCCTGGCATTCCTGCGGATGGGCCTTCATTTATAGTGAGCGGCTAAAAGGAAGGGGGGGATTTCTTTTTCCGGAAGGTTTTTTCCATCTTGATCAGGATCTTCCCGAATTCAACCGCGTGTTTTTTCATGGCCAGGGCGGCCTTATTGGGATTACCGGACAGAACCGCCTCAACAATCGAGCGGTGCATCCCGGCCGGGTGGATAAATGGAAAATCCGGTTCGGCTGCCAGAATAACCCTCAAGGTCAACTCTACAAAAGAGCGGATCATGGCCTCAAAAAATCGATTGCCGCCCATTTCCGCCAGGATGTAATGGACCGCTGTTTTCCGTTCCATGTCCTCCTTGAGGGAGGTTACCGGCTGCTCTTCGGCCTCCAGGGCCTCCTGGAGCCGTTGGGCGTATTTTGGAGTAATTTTAGTGGCCGCCAGCCGGGCCACCTCGGGTTCGATGAGCAGCCTGACCTGGTACATCTCAGGGACTGAAATCTTTTCCGACCGGAAGAGATCGACAAAGGCGTTGGCCAAATGCTGGAAAGTGAGATCGGTAACAAAAGCCCCTCCGGTCGCCCCCTGGCGGGTCACCACAAAACCCGAGTTCTCCAAAGAACGGAGGGCTTCCCGAATGGCCACCCGACTGACCTGAAAGGCTTCGGCCAGATCCCTTTCGGAAGGCAGGCGATCGCCCGCCAGGAAATGGCCGACCATGATGGACTCTTTGAGTTGTCCGGCCACCTCTTCGGAAACACGCATCTGTTTTATCGGCTTAAATTTCGGCATAGCGACCCCCTGATTGAACGCAGGATAGAAAATAATAAAATTTTTTTCAACAAAATATTTTTATTGACATAATTTTTTAATTCAATTAATCATTATACCAATGAATAAATAAACCAATTTAGGGTCGCGCTTTTCCCCAAGATATTTTCTCTATTAATATTCGTGGTTTTCTGTTGCTCACGCGTCAGCCCTAATCCGACCGCCCTGGCACGGGTCAGGGACCATTTTTCAGGCAGGCGACAACATAATGGATAGAGTGAACCATCTCGTTTCCTATTTTTTTCAGTGCCCTGGCTTATCCGATGCGATCGACCCTGCCCCCCCACGCGGCCAATCTACCATTCAAGATTTATGGAAAGGAGAACCCTCATGAACGAAAAATTAATCGACCTGATGGCCGACCTGAAGGAAGAGGAGACCTATGCCCAGGTCGAAGCACTGATCAACAGCGGAACCGATCCCCTGGAAATCCTGGCCCAGGCCCGCTCGGCCATGGAGATTGTGGGAAAGCGCTTTGAGATCGAAGAATACTTTATCCCTGACCTGGTCCTGGCCGGTGAGATCCTCAAAGCCATCTCGGAGAAAGTCAAGCCTTTGATTAAAAAAGGGGAGGCCCCTCAAAAAAAGGGCAAGGTCTTGATCGGCACCGTGGCCGGTGACATCCATGACATCGGCAAGGACATCGTCACCTTCATGCTGGATGTCAACGGCTATGACGTTCTGGACCTGGGGATCAACGTGCCGGTCCAGGTCTTTGTGGACAAAGTAAAGGAATTTGAGCCTCAGGTAGTGGGCCTGAGCGGTTTTCTGACCCTGGCCTTCGATTCCATGGAAAAAACCGTCAAAGCCATAGAAGAAGCCGGTTGGCGGGATAAGGTGAAAATTATGATCGGCGGCGGTCAGATGGATGACGAAGTGAAGAAGTACGCTCGGGCCGACGCTTACGGGAAGGATGCCGCCGCAGCCGTCAATCTCTGTAAACAATGGATCATTTAATTTCAGATTTCGGAATTCGGATTGCTGAATAAAAGCTGCAAAAAGGAAACATGGAAACACACCTATTTAGTCCTAAAGGCAACGAAGTCGTTATTGGCGATAAACGTCCGACGGTATTGATCGGGGAACGCATCAACCCCTTCGGCAAGGGCATTCTCAAGGAAGCCATGAAGGCCGGGGATATGGAGCCCATCCGTCAGGAGGCCCTGAGACAGGCGGAGGCCGGCGCCGATATCCTGATGATCAGCGTGGCGGCCTTCGGTCTGGACGAAGAAACCGTCCTCCCCCGGGTGACGGAGGCGGTCATCAAAACAGTGGATCTGCCCCTTTGCCTGGAAAGCCGCAATCCCTCGGCCCTGGATAAAGCCTTGCAATTAGGGTGCGGTAAGCCGATCGTCAGTTCGGTCACCGGAGAAGATTCTTTGCTTTCACAGATCTTGCCTCTGGTCAAGAAATATCATACGGCGGTGGTCGTCCTGGCTTCGGATGAGACCGGCATTCCCAGGGAACCCGTCAGACGGGTGGAAATCATAAAAGGTATCCTCAACCGGGCCGTAAGCCTGGGGATCGACCAGGAGGACATCCTGGTAGACTCCGTGGCAGAGTCGAGTGCGGTGAGTGATCAGGCGGTCCGGATTACCTTGGAGACCATGGGAAAGGTGAAACAGGAATGGGGGTTTAATCAGGTCCTCGGGGCCAGTAATGTCTCCTTCGGCCTGCCCAAGAGGATGGTGACCAACGCGGTTTTTCTTTCTTTAGCCATCCAGTCGGGACTCACCTGCGCCATCGTCGATGCCGCCAGGATGAAACCCTATATTTTGGCCGCCGATCTTTTGTTAGGCCGCGATCCCAGGGCCCGCCGCTACACGGCCTATTTCCGGAAGTTGAAGAGTGTCTCTTCCCATTGAGACGGTGACCAGGCATTTAACCAATGGTCAGAGGCGGATGATTTCGCGTTTTCGAAAAGTAAGAGATGAATTCTCAAAATGGTAATTTAAGAATCTATCGGGGAGTACGGATATGAATCTTGCAAACAATCTGGAACGATCGG is a window of Deltaproteobacteria bacterium DNA encoding:
- a CDS encoding dihydropteroate synthase; this translates as METHLFSPKGNEVVIGDKRPTVLIGERINPFGKGILKEAMKAGDMEPIRQEALRQAEAGADILMISVAAFGLDEETVLPRVTEAVIKTVDLPLCLESRNPSALDKALQLGCGKPIVSSVTGEDSLLSQILPLVKKYHTAVVVLASDETGIPREPVRRVEIIKGILNRAVSLGIDQEDILVDSVAESSAVSDQAVRITLETMGKVKQEWGFNQVLGASNVSFGLPKRMVTNAVFLSLAIQSGLTCAIVDAARMKPYILAADLLLGRDPRARRYTAYFRKLKSVSSH
- a CDS encoding winged helix-turn-helix transcriptional regulator, producing MKESEAVELKRSLAELKDGLISVAAILNKHGKGELWFGLKNTGVAVGLQVTEKTLRDLSQAIAAHIEPKIFPQITQESLTGKPCIKVAFDGKERPYFAYGRAYMRVADEDRQMSAKELERLILARNREVIRWDTEPCKTSIKELNERKIRDFVKRAGLVWDKTTNVLEKLGLMQDGQLLNAASIFFSKKPILQLRCAVFATTDSATIIDRHDFTGDILELIEEAQKYILKNIHIGMRLDGLYRVDVPEISVAAMREAIINAFCHRDYRDPDYVQIAIFKNRVEIRNPGELYGGLTIARIRKGNVSRRRNPLIADLLRRIQMVETWGRGMRLILAEEPTVKFSEVAQIFIAAFFRPSYAESFETIDKTIDKTIDKDLFVTEKAIIKLITANPSITQKEMAGQLNLSEIGVRYHIKKLKAKGILQRKGGKKAGRWEVKG
- a CDS encoding cobalamin B12-binding domain-containing protein — encoded protein: MNEKLIDLMADLKEEETYAQVEALINSGTDPLEILAQARSAMEIVGKRFEIEEYFIPDLVLAGEILKAISEKVKPLIKKGEAPQKKGKVLIGTVAGDIHDIGKDIVTFMLDVNGYDVLDLGINVPVQVFVDKVKEFEPQVVGLSGFLTLAFDSMEKTVKAIEEAGWRDKVKIMIGGGQMDDEVKKYARADAYGKDAAAAVNLCKQWII
- a CDS encoding FadR family transcriptional regulator; the encoded protein is MPKFKPIKQMRVSEEVAGQLKESIMVGHFLAGDRLPSERDLAEAFQVSRVAIREALRSLENSGFVVTRQGATGGAFVTDLTFQHLANAFVDLFRSEKISVPEMYQVRLLIEPEVARLAATKITPKYAQRLQEALEAEEQPVTSLKEDMERKTAVHYILAEMGGNRFFEAMIRSFVELTLRVILAAEPDFPFIHPAGMHRSIVEAVLSGNPNKAALAMKKHAVEFGKILIKMEKTFRKKKSPPSF
- a CDS encoding restriction endonuclease subunit S codes for the protein MKALEGWETKTLRELAMINYGKSSANVLAEDGPYPVVGTGGSDRLGKDYLHEGESIILGRKGTIDRVYFAIGRFWTIDTAYYLSDFAEAVPLWLYYFLQSIDFRQMNEATGVPSLSRDLLYKIEIPTPSKPEQIKIAEILSTVDRAIEQTGALIAKQQRIKNGLMQDLLTRGIDEYGNLHFEQTHQFKDSLLGRIPVEWEVKKWS